A segment of the Crassostrea angulata isolate pt1a10 chromosome 10, ASM2561291v2, whole genome shotgun sequence genome:
GGAGCCGGTAATCAAGGAAAAGGTCCTTATTTTTACCCAAAGGCTACAGTTGTTGGATCCAGAGCCCACAATTGCTATGAAGTTATAAGACGTCAAGCAAACAAGCAAGCGGAGATTCTACATAACATTGTTACCGATGTGTTACAAGAAGCTTTGAATTCTGTTGATGAAATGGAACTTCGAGACGCGGATATTTTGGAGAAGTACGAGAATGAACTGAATAGTCGAGATGCAAAGATCGACGGTAACAAAGATGCAGAAGTACTGTTTCAAAGAGATGAAGAAGTTTCatctgacaaaaatattttatctggaAAAATAAACTTCAGGGCACCGAGATTTCTCAAAGGCATGCCAAGTACTAAGGAAATAAACGCCCAATTTGGTATTATCAAGACATCGGTGATTGACAGGAGAACATCAAAAGACAGAGAATTGCTGTCCAAACCAAAAccattatttgaaatagattcTCAATCAAAATACACCTTATACGTTCGATATTTccattcaaataaaattcttcAAAGCGGAACAGGGCTTGAATTATACGTACTAAATGAAAAAGGCGAGTGTTTGGAAACTATTCAAACAGTGAGTGGGATAGATATGCCATCAGGGCTGACAGTACTGGAAGATGGGACCATATTGTATACGGACTATCGCTGCAAACGTGTAAGGAGGATCAAGTCTGATCGAAAAATAGAAGAATTCGCGACAACGGAAGGTAAACCAAACGGCATCTGTGGAACTCGAAGTGGTGAAATCATTGTTTGTCTTCAGGACTGTCACGACGTACAGGCAAAGGTTGTGTGGTTTGATCATTTCGGGAATTTGTT
Coding sequences within it:
- the LOC128166625 gene encoding uncharacterized protein LOC128166625 — its product is MSTVMVGPVAMIQTIILCSRSVERLKQFMATISFKKENKEGDGDKVEKESTPTQGCGCCKRCKVNQPGITPVRPFLECDKHRPYLCAYCCLDCNVPICLKCTKQQHNKHTIGDIFELDENASSGAGNQGKGPYFYPKATVVGSRAHNCYEVIRRQANKQAEILHNIVTDVLQEALNSVDEMELRDADILEKYENELNSRDAKIDGNKDAEVLFQRDEEVSSDKNILSGKINFRAPRFLKGMPSTKEINAQFGIIKTSVIDRRTSKDRELLSKPKPLFEIDSQSKYTLYVRYFHSNKILQSGTGLELYVLNEKGECLETIQTVSGIDMPSGLTVLEDGTILYTDYRCKRVRRIKSDRKIEEFATTEGKPNGICGTRSGEIIVCLQDCHDVQAKVVWFDHFGNLLREYTHVYLSGPTSVYENINYDICITDENMRNIMVIDKDLDIRFVYDGNISTGDVSKFTPRDICCDSIGHILVADFTNRVIHLLDKDGHFICYILTKEDNLSYPHGLCVDKEDRLWVAERFSKKIKVFQYLS